Proteins from a genomic interval of Trifolium pratense cultivar HEN17-A07 linkage group LG6, ARS_RC_1.1, whole genome shotgun sequence:
- the LOC123888650 gene encoding uncharacterized protein LOC123888650: MEMVLIDEKGGKIHALIRKELVYLFQNKLKEGEVYKLSNFDVVPVVGFYRTTLHPYKLIFRSNTKVQNFASSDIPILGFSFTDLAEVASYSVNYDYLIGNFDLKNLTNFVIFID; this comes from the exons ATGGAAATGGTGCTGATAGATGAGAAG GGAGGTAAGATTCATGCCTTGATAAGGAAAGAATTGGTTTACCTATTCCAGAATAAATTAAAGGAAGGGGAAGTTTATAAGCTATCAAACTTTGATGTTGTTCCAGTCGTTGGATTTTATCGTACAACTCTGCATCCTTACAAATTGATTTTTCGATCGAATACCAAAGTTCAGAATTTTGCGAGTTCTGATATTCCTATTTTGGGATTTTCTTTCACCGATCTTGCTGAAGTGGCTAGCTACTCTGTTAACTATGATTACCTAATAGGtaattttgatttgaagaaccttacaaattttgtaattttcatCGATTAA
- the LOC123888646 gene encoding protein MAIN-LIKE 1-like, translated as MSRDEAADMVNSFLGVDRNVVMGHFAKMNGLHLKHSDVEDIYSVNHGLADKAVAEGKSAHEIKLYRDRSIRAFLLFLVCCTIFSNKSSYYVDVVYLQYFQDLSAVREWNWGAAALVHLQHYLDDACLVTVNQMAGYMSLLQGWIISHFPGLSVWAQDPIYSEGMPRNAKFVPGAGHREPSSYRNSLDNIQTYDCVFSPYDDHRHVRPLINSCWFSGWLRCGNLKAKHLPERVLRQFKHVQGIPRKPDLSATPGMSLCEIDRVFMEELDLRMIAEEMRGQAVVSAWDHEPGYMTWFYKVSHPVMRPVQAPASPPRPPNLEVLIEAAEARNDPNMLQVCRGVRDEVERSLREGEAVEGTPVHGTLRRILNLLNPVLTCRRLKRGRGRRYNTRE; from the exons ATGTCAAGGGATGAAGCGGCTGACATGGTTAATTCATTTCTAGGAGTTGATCGGAATGTTGTTATGGGTCATTTTGCCAAAATGAACGGGCTCCATCTGAAGCATTCTGACGTGGAGGATATCTATAGTGTTAACCATGGATTAGCTGATAAAGCTGTTGCTGAAGGTAAGTCGGCGCATGAGATTAAGCTGTATAGGGACAGGTCCATACGGGCTTTCTTGCTATTTTTGGTCTGTTGTACCATATTTAGCAACAAAAGCAGTTACTACGTGGACGTAGTATACCTGCAGTATTTTCAGGATTTGTCGGCTGTCCGTGAATGGAATTGGGGTGCTGCTGCTCTGGTTCATTTGCAACATTATCTGGATGATGCGTGTTTGGTGACAGTGAATCAGATGGCTGGGTACATGTCTTTGCTTCAG GGCTggataatttctcattttccgGGACTTAGCGTGTGGGCGCAGGATCCTATCTATTCTGAGGGCATGCCTCGAAATGCAAAGTTTGTTCCCGGAGCTGGACATAGGGAACCAAGTAGCTATAGAAACAGTTTGGATAATATTCAGACGTACGACTGCGTATTCAGTCCATATGATGATCACCGACACGTCCGCCCTTTGATAAATTCATGCTGGTTTTCTGGATGGTTGAGATGTGGTAATTTGAAAGCAAAGCATTTGCCTGAACGCGTGCTTAGACAATTTAAACATGTCCAAGGCATTCCTAGAAAACCGGATTTGTCTGCGACTCCGGGGATGAGCCTATGTGAGATTGATCGTGTTTTTATGGAGGAGTTGGATTTGAGGATGATTGCTGAAGAGATGAGGGGTCAGGCTGTGGTTAGCGCATGGGACCATGAACCTGGATACATGACATGGTTTTACAAAGTGTCGCATCCAGTTATGCGACCCGTACAAGCTCCGGCGTCACCACCAAGGCCACCTAACTTAGAGGTGTTGATAGAGGCCGCGGAAGCAAGGAATGACCCTAACATGCTTCAGGTATGCCGTGGTGTTAGGGATGAGGTGGAGAGGTCACTTCGCGAAGGTGAGGCGGTGGAAGGAACTCCTGTTCATGGTACTTTGCGGAGGATTTTGAATTTGCTTAACCCTGTTTTGACGTGTCGGCGACTTAAGCGGGGTAGAGGGAGACGGTACAACACTCGAGAGTAG
- the LOC123891696 gene encoding protein MAINTENANCE OF MERISTEMS-like — protein MTITLDDVSSLLHIPITGKMLDHNGTSCTKEDGEEMCVEYLNFPISKCKKEFQKMKGAHIGFKALKDLYLDNLKDALKAERLKKPAEDVEFLRECTIRCYLLYLIGATIFTNKSMQYVDVIFLTYLRDLSLVNTWNWGASGLAYLYNYLDAASRPRCGNHGGYNCLFQAWIMAHFKTFGGRFVDERYTHDNPYTARFLPLKGPKFPGQHRSALDTMRMDEVMFCPYEEHRQTRPFQDISWYTGWIMCGSAIINPHLPERVLRQFGHVQSIPRHPDVSAKAGMNRFTIADAFASYLTANYVTEEMRGPKVVRAFDTVPGYIPWLYRVSHPKILPPVEADPPTHANLEEDNVSGECDVSEVTKKVRADLRKALDGQLNLADALVVIEKAYTDLEPVDAYLVRRKRKRDSGEGTKKRKKKKKTTTEDAGTSSL, from the exons ATGACTATAACCTTGGACGACGTGTCCTCATTGCTTCATATTCCGATTACCGGAAAAATGCTCGACCACAACGGAACGTCATGTACAAAGGAAGATGGTGAAGAGATGTGCGTAGAGTATCTGAACTTCCCTATTAGTAAGTGCAAGAAAGAGTTTCAAAAAATGAAAGGAGCACATATAGGGTTTAAGGCGTTGAAGGATTTGTATCTCGATAATTTGAAGGATGCCTTGAAAGCTGAAAGGTTAAAGAAGCCTGCTGAAGATGTGGAATTCCTCAGGGAATGCACCATTAGATGCTATTTGCTCTACTTGATCGGTGCAACCATTTTCACCAACAAAAGTATGCAGTACGTGGACGTCATTTTTCTTACCTACTTGCGAGACCTCAGTTTAGTTAACACGTGGAATTGGGGTGCTTCTGGGCTGGCATATCTGTACAACTACTTGGATGCTGCAAGCCGCCCGAGATGTGGAAATCATGGTGGTTATAACTGTCTATTTCAG GCCTGGATTATGGCGcatttcaaaacttttggtGGACGTTTTGTTGATGAGAGATACACCCACGACAATCCCTATACGGCAAGATTTTTGCCTTTAAAAGGACCAAAATTTCCAGGGCAGCATAGGTCCGCATTGGATACAATGCGCATGGATGAAGTGATGTTTTGCCCATATGAGGAGCACCGGCAAACCAGACCCTTTCAAGATATCAGTTGGTACACTGGTTGGATTATGTGTGGAAGTGCTATTATCAATCCACACTTGCCAGAACGTGTCCTCCGACAATTTGGACATGTCCAGTCTATCCCTAGGCACCCTGATGTATCTGCAAAGGCTGGTATGAATCGGTTTACGATTGCTGATGCATTTGCTTCCTACCTGACTGCCAACTATGTGACAGAGGAGATGCGAGGACCAAAAGTTGTGCGTGCATTTGATACCGTACCCGGATACATTCCATGGTTATACCGTGTTTCTCATCCGAAGATATTGCCACCGGTTGAAGCGGATCCACCAACACATGCTAACCTTGAGGAGGACAACGTGAGTGGTGAATGCGACGTGTCTGAAGTGACTAAGAAGGTTCGAGCGGATTTGAGGAAAGCGCTCGATGGTCAACTCAATTTGGCCGATGCTTTGGTGGTTATTGAAAAAGCCTACACTGATTTGGAGCCTGTAGATGCATATTTGGTGCGACGGAAGAGGAAAAGAGACTCGGGTGAAGGAacaaagaagaggaagaagaagaagaagacaacaACGGAAGATGCCGGAACAAGCAgcttgtag
- the LOC123891697 gene encoding uncharacterized protein LOC123891697, giving the protein MDVSLTQRMRSTLAAVYFGDGKPHLFRINDGETFEGLKQQLYQLNRTVNNPNDNRTVSNLLYRKPSIGSDGRVAFTRMAVENNDDVETMFSIFEQYSSTGPIELDAILTRSVEAILACLVGPEDPNRQTK; this is encoded by the coding sequence ATGGATGTCTCACTCACACAACGAATGAGATCTACTCTTGCGGCAGTTTACTTCGGCGATGGAAAACCGCATTTGTTTCGAATCAATGACGGTGAAACATTCGAAGGTCTGAAACAGCAGCTGTACCAACTGAATCGCACCGTCAACAACCCGAACGACAATAGAACGGTATCAAATCTCCTGTATCGAAAGCCATCAATTGGTTCCGACGGACGCGTTGCTTTCACTCGTATGGCTGTTGAAAACAACGATGATGTTGAAACTATGTTTTCAATCTTCGAGCAGTACTCATCCACGGGGCCTATCGAGCTAGATGCGATACTGACAAGATCAGTTGAAGCCATCCTTGCTTGTCTTGTTGGGCCGGAAGACCCAAATAGACAAACTAAGTGA
- the LOC123891698 gene encoding PKS-NRPS hybrid synthetase cheA-like yields MDSTRTKAQNSVTEGEINEVVEVRRPVVLGLFATGIVPAGKPRSPPNVPQPIEIDTSSHFATDREENDRDELIKWARSVSQSLRFAIIVRRSDSGEKRKAQLVLECERSGKYVPAKKKLKSDTSGTRKCECPFRLRGYYNKATKLWRLTVVNDMHNHELDKGLEGHLVAGRLKPQEKEFMDEMTRNAVAPKNILSTLKERDPENKTSAKQVYNARHRYRVKMRASMTEMQHLCKKLDDNKYYYKYRTVVEDGVEHLQDIFFAHPRSITLLNSFHTVLMMDSTYKTSKYKMPLFEIVGFTSTEKTFNVAFAWLSNEKEDNFIWALQQLRCLLRRETNLPKVILTDRDLALMNAIPAVFPEAAALVCRFHVKKNVRTKAAELVKVRDGEKVKAADMRERVCLAFEDVLDSSTEAEYTENVMAFRKLCERWPKFVRYVEETILDTDKEKLVSAWVDKYMHMGNHTTNRAESAHGVLKSYLTDGLGDLVKGWESIHRMLGNQFTQVQTEFGQNMSVYGHTYRKKTLYSTLMFKVSRRAMRYIHTESKRVEFTGMDSMKCGCLMRTNYGLPCACLIAKKLHHNRPIRLDEVYKHWKIICFQDEEVGGDVEDDYACTAEWQAIQERLRTADVSMKNEIRDQLRKIAYPTTTDVEPPTTNVKSKGAKKKKVVRGTRSTSRDKSRWEHVEEYFTETQASQSSKPSPSIPSHSRPSSSQPTASNPMPTVSEAPLTVSNPLPLTSSSQIFGINHMPKFMHPFIEDIINVDGDGYCGYRAVALAQRGNEDDFELIRCNMSRELRLNKDMYVAIFGCEERYQYICDALLPPPRTRQRTSIRNSVAPMDKWFTLPDMGHIVATILDRVVVQLSILQNGPCETFFPLRSIPSPNPSSRVICLGALPDHYVLVKLKVGCPIPKSNKSWKQYCAKQSLGWEDSFIAAQHRFEEMMSTENVVPIKIVGAGSRETPLVID; encoded by the exons atggattcaacaCGCACCAAAGCACAAAACTCAG TTACGGAAGGCGAAATTAACGAAGTTGTCGAAGTTAGGCGACCTGTTGTGCTTGGCCTTTTTGCAACGGGAATTGTTCCAGCTGGTAAACCAAGAAGTCCTCCTAATGTGCCGCAGCCGATAGAAATTGACACATCGTCTCATTTTGCGACTGATAGGGAAGAGAACGACAGAGATGAGTTGATCAAATGGGCTCGAAGCGTGTCGCAAAGTTTAAGGTTCGCAATTATAGTTAGGCGATCCGATTCGGGCGAGAAGAGAAAGGCTCAATTGGTGTTAGAGTGTGAACGTAGTGGGAAGTATGTTCCAGccaagaagaagttgaaatccGATACCTCCGGAACAAGAAAATGCGAATGTCCTTTCCGACTCCGTGGGTATTACAACAAGGCAACAAAACTATGGCGTTTGACTGTTGTCAACGATATGCATAACCACGAGTTGGACAAAGGGCTTGAAGGGCATCTCGTGGCGGGGCGTTTGAAACCGCAAGAGAAGGAATTTATGGACGAGATGACAAGGAATGCGGTCGCTCCAAAAAACATATTGTCCACATTAAAGGAGAGAGATCCGGAAAACAAGACCTCTGCAAAGCAAGTGTACAACGCTCGTCATAGGTACAGAGTTAAAATGAGGGCGTCCATGACTGAGATGCAACACTTATGTAAGAAGCTTGATGATAACAAGTACTACTACAAGTATCGGACGGTTGTTGAAGATGGAGTAGAACATCTTCAAGATATATTCTTTGCACATCCGAGGTCCATAACTTTATTGAACTCTTTTCATACTGTGCTGATGATGGACTCCACATACAAAACCAGCAAGTACAAAATGCCGCTGTTTGAGATAGTCGGATTCACTTCGACTGAGAAGACATTCAACGTTGCTTTTGCCTGGCTCAGTAACGAAAAGGAAGACAACTTTATATGGGCTCTGCAACAACTACGTTGTTTGTTAAGGCGTGAGACAAATTTGCCGAAGGTTATTTTGACGGATCGAGATTTAGCTTTGATGAATGCTATTCCGGCTGTGTTTCCAGAAGCGGCGGCGTTGGTTTGTCGGTTCCATGTTAAGAAGAATGTGAGGACCAAGGCAGCCGAGCTGGTCAAGGTGAGGGATGGGGAAAAGGTCAAGGCGGCGGACATGAGGGAAAGAGTCTGTTTGGCGTTCGAGGATGTGTTAGATTCGTCTACTGAGGCTGAGTATACTGAAAATGTTATGGCTTTTAGGAAGTTATGTGAGAGGTGGCCAAAATTTGTTCGGTACGTTGAAGAGACAATTTTGGACACCGACAAAGAGAAGCTCGTGAGTGCATGGGTGGACAAGTATATGCACATGGGCAACCATACGACAAATAGAGCCGAAAGCGCACACGGTGTTTTGAAAAGTTACTTGACCGACGGTCTCGGTGATTTGGTGAAGGGTTGGGAATCGATTCACAGAATGTTAGGCAATCAATTCACCCAAGTGCAAACTGAATTTGGCCAGAACATGTCTGTGTATGGACACACATACCGGAAGAAAACACTTTACTCGACTTTGATGTTTAAAGTCTCTAGACGTGCAATGAGATACATCCACACTGAATCAAAAAGAGTCGAGTTTACTGGTATGGATAGCATGAAGTGTGGTTGTCTGATGAGGACTAACTACGGGCTGCCATGTGCGTGTTTGATTGCCAAGAAACTGCACCACAATAGGCCTATTAGACTCGATGAGGTTTACAAACATTGGAAGATAATTTGTTTCCAAGATGAAGAAGTTGGTGGCGACGTCGAGGACGATTATGCGTGCACGGCAGAGTGGCAAGCAATTCAG gaaCGATTGAGGACAGCTGATGTAAGCATGAAAAATGAGATCCGAGATCAACTCCGCAAGATTGCGTATCCTACAACCACCGATGTGGAGCCTCCGACCACAAATGTAAAATCAAAAGGggctaaaaagaaaaaggtggTCCGTGGAACAAGATCCACCAGCAGAGATAAGTCTCGATGGGAGCATGTTGAAGAATATTTCACGGAGACACAAGCGTCGCAATCGTCAAAGCCGTCTCCGTCAATTCCGTCCCACTCAAGgccatcatcatcacaaccTACCGCATCAAACCCTATGCCTACGGTGTCTGAAGCTCCGCTCACTGTGTCTAACCCATTGCCACTAACCTCATCATCTCAAATTTTTGGAATTAACCACATGCCAAAATTCATGCATCCCTTCATTGAAGATATCATCAACGTGGACGGCGACGGCTATTGTGGTTACCGTGCCGTTGCATTGGCTCAGAGAGGCAACGAAGATGATTTTGAACTGATACGGTGCAACATGAGCAGGGAGTTGCGATTGAATAAGGATATGTATGTTGCTATATTTGGTTGCGAGGAGCGTTACCAATATATCTGTGATGCACTACTCCCACCCCCAAGGACGAGACAACGTACTAGTATTAGGAATAGTGTTGCACCGATGGATAAATGGTTCACGTTGCCGGATATGGGACATATCGTGGCCACCATATTGGATAGAGTAGTTGTTCAGCTCTCCATACTTCAAAACGGCCCTTGTGAAACTTTTTTCCCATTGCGTTCCATTCCGTCACCAAACCCGTCTTCAAGGGTTATTTGCCTTGGCGCGTTACCGGATCACTATGTTTTGGTAAAGCTTAAAGTTGGGTGTCCGATACCCAAATCAAACAAGTCGTGGAAGCAATATTGTGCTAAACAAAGTTTGGGTTGGGAAGATTCATTCATAGCTGCGCAACATAGGTTCGAGGAGATGATGAGCACCGAGAACGTTGTCCCCATCAAAATAGTTGGTGCAGGCAGTAGAGAAACTCCATTGGTGATTGACTGA
- the LOC123888649 gene encoding UPF0496 protein At3g19330-like yields the protein MLQCLSFNSSTPSPRNPPLPLPPHSQEEEQTPTPSTSPNVSREYDLAVQAPSFNEIRTMIQTPHQSHHFEIQQQNEDIDIDIEEDEDSHHRNILTQVLQPDSNSVRETLANAKPESTLTRLVSSYFDHSETTSYLCVILFRTVNRAREMYNPIFDLISVLPTDCSSLSQPQCDTAYDLFVEFNLHENPFIFPHFHTLRNSFSDLKHEIQLDRRKCRHRIRLFRNATIGCGVCVLATVSIGVVTAVVVATHAFSIGFAAMMPYCMPFQKRRKRKELARLKQLDAAESGTFVVNHVNTIDSLVDRLQTAVEGDKAYVRFALERGRDRHPIQEVIKQLRKTQPIFEQLLKDLEQHIYLCFNTVNKARDALLKEISLHQTV from the exons ATGCTGCAATGTCTCTCCTTCAACTCATCAACACCTTCACCACGCAATCCTCCTCTTCCTCTACCTCCACATTCACaag aagaagaacaaactCCAACACCTTCTACAAGCCCCAATGTCTCTCGCGAATACGATCTCGCAGTTCAAGCTCCTTCCTTCAACGAAATCCGCACCATGATTCAAACCCCTCATCAATCACACCACTTCGAAATTCAACAACAAAACGAAGATATTGATATCGATatcgaagaagatgaagattcaCACCACCGTAATATCTTAACCCAAGTTCTTCAACCCGACTCGAATAGCGTCCGTGAAACCCTAGCAAACGCTAAACCCGAAAGTACCCTCACGCGTCTTGTTTCTTCTTACTTTGATCACAGTGAAACCACTTCATATCTTTGTGTCATTCTCTTCCGCACAGTTAACCGTGCTCGTGAAATGTATAACCCTATTTTCGATCTCATCTCTGTTCTTCCAACCGATTGTTCTTCTCTTTCTCAACCGCAATGTGATACCGCTTATGATCTTTTCGTCGAGTTCAATCTTCATGAGAATCCATTTATTTTCCCTCATTTTCATACCCTAAGGAACAGTTTCTCTGATCTTAAACATGAAATTCAGCTCGATCGCCGGAAATGCCGTCACAGAATTCGTCTATTCCGTAATGCTACCATTGGCTGTGGGGTTTGTGTGCTCGCTACTGTATCAATAGGAGTGGTTACTGCTGTAGTTGTTGCCACACATGCTTTTTCGATTGGATTTGCGGCAATGATGCCGTATTGTATGCCTTTTCAGAAGAGAAGAAAGAGGAAGGAATTGGCTAGGTTGAAGCAGCTTGATGCTGCTGAGAGTGGAACTTTTGTTGTGAATCATGTTAACACCATTGATAGTCTTGTGGATCGGCTTCAAACTGCGGTTGAAGGCGATAAGGCTTATGTTCGGTTCGCGTTGGAGAGAGGAAGAGATAGACATCCTATACAGGAAGTGATCAAGCAGCTTCGGAAGACGCAGCCGATTTTTGAACAGTTGCTTAAAGATCTTGAACAACATATATATCTCTGCTTTAATACTGTTAACAAAGCTAGAGATGCACTGCTCAAAGAGATATCACTTCATCAAACTGTGTAG
- the LOC123888647 gene encoding putative serine/threonine-protein kinase isoform X2: MSISLAPIIGGAAGAVALVGISILLIWLCLFRQTSVSRTSETGSSDPSQVGRHGGMESQMRDTRRFAMEELSHATKNFSDKNLIGEGKFGEVYKGLLQDGMLVAIKKRHAATSQEFVDEVRYLSAIQHRNLVTLIGYCQENNLQFLIYEYVPNGSVSSHLYGATQQPREKLEFKHRLSIAQGAAKGLAHLHSLSPRLVHKNFKTSNVLVDENFISKVADAGLRNFLGRVDIAGSSSQVASDEIFLAPEVREFRQFSDKSDVYSFGVFLLELLSGKEATESPSINTSQNLVESVLSNQDSSIMSAIIDQRMESRFTAEGMENYILLLIRCLDPSSERRPAMSYVEMELDRILEKEMNLTTMMGEGTPTVTLGSQLFKSTK, from the exons ATGTCAATTTCTCTTGCACCGATAATTGGAGGAGCTGCAGGAGCCGTGGCATTGGTAGGGATATCTATACTACTTATATGGCTATGTTTGTTTCGCCAAACAAGTGTTTCTAGGACTTCAGAGACAGGGTCATCTGATCCTTCACAAG TGGGAAGACATGGTGGAATGGAGTCACAAATGCGAGATACTAGGCGTTTTGCAATGGAAGAACTTTCACATGCAACAAAGAATTTCAGTGACAAAAATTTGATTGGAGAAGGAAAATTTGGTGAGGTTTACAAAGGTTTACTTCAAGATGGGATGCTTGTAGCCATCAAGAAGCGTCACGCTGCCACAAGCCAGGAATTTGTTGACGAG GTGCGCTATCTTTCAGCTATTCAACATCGGAATCTCGTAACTCTTATTGGATACTGCCAAGAAAACAATCTACAGTTTCTTATATATGAATATGTGCCAAATGGAAGCGTCTCCAGTCACTTGTATG GTGCTACTCAACAACCGCGGGAGAAGCTAGAATTCAAGCATAGACTCTCGATAGCTCAAGGTGCAGCTAAAG GTTTGGCTCATCTTCACTCTTTGAGTCCCCGTTTGGTGCATAAGAATTTCAAAACATCTAATGTTCTTGTTGATGAAAACTTCATTTCTAAGGTCGCGGATGCAGGGCTTCGTAATTTTCTAGGGAGAGTTGACATTGCAGGCTCATCTTCTCAAGTGGCATCAGATGAGATATTCCTTGCACCTGA GGTGAGAGAGTTCAGACAATTTTCTGACAAGAGCGATGTGTATAGCTTTGGGGTATTTTTGCTAGAATTGTTGAGTGGAAAGGAAGCAACAGAATCACCCTCTATAAACACAAGTCAAAATCTGGTCGAATCG GTACTAAGTAATCAAGATAGTAGCATTATGTCTGCAATCATTGATCAAAGAATGGAGAGTAGATTTACAGCTGAAGGCATGGAAAATTACATCCTACTCTTAATAAGATGTTTGGATCCTTCAAGTGAAAGAAGACCTGCCATGAGCTATGTTGAAATGGAACTCGATCGAATCCTCGAAAAAGAAATGAACTTGACAACAATGATGGGTGAAGGAACACCAACTGTGACTCTTGGAAGTCAATTATTCAAatcaactaaataa
- the LOC123888647 gene encoding putative serine/threonine-protein kinase isoform X1: MSISLAPIIGGAAGAVALVGISILLIWLCLFRQTSVSRTSETGSSDPSQGIPLHAVGRHGGMESQMRDTRRFAMEELSHATKNFSDKNLIGEGKFGEVYKGLLQDGMLVAIKKRHAATSQEFVDEVRYLSAIQHRNLVTLIGYCQENNLQFLIYEYVPNGSVSSHLYGATQQPREKLEFKHRLSIAQGAAKGLAHLHSLSPRLVHKNFKTSNVLVDENFISKVADAGLRNFLGRVDIAGSSSQVASDEIFLAPEVREFRQFSDKSDVYSFGVFLLELLSGKEATESPSINTSQNLVESVLSNQDSSIMSAIIDQRMESRFTAEGMENYILLLIRCLDPSSERRPAMSYVEMELDRILEKEMNLTTMMGEGTPTVTLGSQLFKSTK, encoded by the exons ATGTCAATTTCTCTTGCACCGATAATTGGAGGAGCTGCAGGAGCCGTGGCATTGGTAGGGATATCTATACTACTTATATGGCTATGTTTGTTTCGCCAAACAAGTGTTTCTAGGACTTCAGAGACAGGGTCATCTGATCCTTCACAAG GAATTCCATTACATGCAGTGGGAAGACATGGTGGAATGGAGTCACAAATGCGAGATACTAGGCGTTTTGCAATGGAAGAACTTTCACATGCAACAAAGAATTTCAGTGACAAAAATTTGATTGGAGAAGGAAAATTTGGTGAGGTTTACAAAGGTTTACTTCAAGATGGGATGCTTGTAGCCATCAAGAAGCGTCACGCTGCCACAAGCCAGGAATTTGTTGACGAG GTGCGCTATCTTTCAGCTATTCAACATCGGAATCTCGTAACTCTTATTGGATACTGCCAAGAAAACAATCTACAGTTTCTTATATATGAATATGTGCCAAATGGAAGCGTCTCCAGTCACTTGTATG GTGCTACTCAACAACCGCGGGAGAAGCTAGAATTCAAGCATAGACTCTCGATAGCTCAAGGTGCAGCTAAAG GTTTGGCTCATCTTCACTCTTTGAGTCCCCGTTTGGTGCATAAGAATTTCAAAACATCTAATGTTCTTGTTGATGAAAACTTCATTTCTAAGGTCGCGGATGCAGGGCTTCGTAATTTTCTAGGGAGAGTTGACATTGCAGGCTCATCTTCTCAAGTGGCATCAGATGAGATATTCCTTGCACCTGA GGTGAGAGAGTTCAGACAATTTTCTGACAAGAGCGATGTGTATAGCTTTGGGGTATTTTTGCTAGAATTGTTGAGTGGAAAGGAAGCAACAGAATCACCCTCTATAAACACAAGTCAAAATCTGGTCGAATCG GTACTAAGTAATCAAGATAGTAGCATTATGTCTGCAATCATTGATCAAAGAATGGAGAGTAGATTTACAGCTGAAGGCATGGAAAATTACATCCTACTCTTAATAAGATGTTTGGATCCTTCAAGTGAAAGAAGACCTGCCATGAGCTATGTTGAAATGGAACTCGATCGAATCCTCGAAAAAGAAATGAACTTGACAACAATGATGGGTGAAGGAACACCAACTGTGACTCTTGGAAGTCAATTATTCAAatcaactaaataa